The Nocardioides zeae genome includes the window ACGCGCGCGACGGCGAGCGTGACACCGGCGATGATGCCACCGACCGAGGTGGGGAGCACGACGCGCACGATCGTGCGCCACCGCGGGGTCCCCAGGGCGTACGCCGCCTCGCGCAGGTCGTCCGGGACCAGACGCAGCATCTCCTCGGTCGCCCGCACGACCGTCGGGATCATGAGCAGCGACAACGCGACCGCGCCGCCCAGCCCCGACTGGTAGCCCGCCCCGAAGAGCAAGGTGAAGAGCGCGAACGCGAAGAGGCCGGCGACGATCGAGGGGATGCCGGTCATGACGTCGACGAGGAACGTGACGACGCGGGAGAAGGTGTTCTTCTTGCCGTACTCGATGAGGTAGATCGCGGTGAGGATGCCGACCGGCACCGAGATCAGCGCGGCGACGCCGGTGATGACCAGCGTGCCCATGATCGCGTGGTAGACGCCGACCGGCTGGTCCAGCGACGTCCGGTAGAAGCTGTAGGTGAAGAACGTGCCGCTGAGCGCCTGGGAGCCCTCGGCGACCACGGTCCACACCAGGCTGACCAGGGGTGCCAGGGCGACGAAGAAGGTCGCCCAGATGAGACCGGTCATGAGTCGGTCCGTCGCGGAGCGACGGTTCTCGACGACGAGCGACCAGACCGGCAGCGCGACGATGAAGACCAGCGCGCCGATCAGGACGGAGGAGACCGTCCCGAGACCGATCACCACGCCGGCGACGGCGACGGCCGCGGCGACGGCACCCACCATCAGGGGCGCCTGCCGGGGCAGGCGGCCGTGGGTGAGCGTCGGGAGCGACGCGGGCGGGGACTGGATGCTCATCCGGCAAGCTTCCTCTCGCTGCGGGCCACGGCCCACCGGGCCGCGAAGTTGATGGCGAACGTCAGCAGGAAGAGCACGAGACCCGTGGCGATGAGCACCTCGAGGGTGCCCTCCGACCGCTCCCGGTAGCGCAGCGCGATGTTGGCCGCGATGGACGGGGTGTTCGAGCCGCTGAACAGGTTGAAGGTGAAGAGCGTTCCGGGCGACAGCACCATGACGACCGCCATGGTCTCGCCGAGCGCGCGACCGAGGCCGAGCATGACGGCCGAGATGACACCGGACCGACCGTACCGGAAGACCGTCATCCGGATCATCTCCCACCGCGTGGCACCCAGGGCGAGGGCGGCCTCGCGGTGGAGCCGCGGCGTACGGGCGAAGACCTCGCGGCTGATGGCCGTGATGATCGGCAGGACCATGATCGCCAGCACGATGCCCGCGGTCGAGATCGAGCGGCCGCTGCTCACGACGTCACCGAAGAGCGGGATGAAGCCGAAGTGCTCGTGGAGCCACTCGTAGATCGGCACCAGCCGAGGCGCCAGGTAGATGCCGGCCCAGAGGCCGTAGACGACCGACGGCACGGCGGCGAGCAGGTCGATCACGTAGGCCACCGGCGTGCTGAGCCACGACGGGGCGTACTGCGTGATGACGAGCGCGATGCCGATCGCCAGCGGCACCGCGATGATCAGGGCGATCAGCGAGGCCACGATCGTGCTGGCCAGCAGGGGCCACACGTAGCCCCAGAAGCTGGAGCCGTACTTGGAGTACACCTCGGCCGGCTGCGTGAAGCCCGCGAACCCCTGGGTGAACAGGAAGACGAAGACGCTGGCCAGCGCCAGGAGGATCAGTGCGGCAGCAGCGATCGTGAGGGCCTTGAAGATCGCGTCGCCGCGGCCCGAGCGCTCGGAGATCCAGGACGGCGACGGGTCGCCGCCGGCTGGCGCTTCCTTGGTGGTCAGGATGGTGCTCACGGGCGAGGTCTCCTCCGGGCGACGTGAGAATCGGTGCAGTGGTCCGTGCACGCGCCCGGGGGTGTGACATCGTCACACCCCCGGGAGCGCCGTGCAGGAGCAGTCTGGATCAGCCGGCCGAGATGTTCTCGACGATCCCCTGGGCCTCGGTCGCGACCTCGGACGAGAGCGGCGCGGAGCCGGCGGCGTCGGCCGCGGCCTGCTGCCCCTCGTCGGACACGATGTAGGACAGGTAGCCCTTGACGTTGGCGGCCTCGGTGTCGTCGTCGTAGTTCTCGCACGCGATCAGGTAGGACAGCAGGATCACCGGGTAGGCGCCCTCCTCCGTCGTGGTGCGGTCGACGTCGGTCGCCATGTCGGTGGCGTCGCGGCCCTCGACGCGGGTCGACACCGCGACGACCTGGGCGGCGCCGTCGGCGGTCGGGGCGCTGAACGTGTCACCCACGCCGACCGACACGGTGCCGAGGTCACCGATCTGGCTCTCGTCGGCGTAGCCGATCGTGTTCTCGGTGTTCGTGATGAGCTCGACGACACCCGAGGTGCCCTCGGCCGCCTGCGACTGGCCGCCCGAGACGGGGAACGCGTCCTCGGCCTCGTAGGGCCAGTTGTCGGGCGCGGCCTTGCCCAGGTAGTCCGTGAAGTTCTTCGTGGTGCCCGAGTCGTCGGAGCGGTGCACCGGCGAGATGTCGGCGTCCGGCAGGTCGGCGTCCGGGTTGTCCTCGGCGATCGCCGGGTCGTTCCACTTCGTGATCTGGTTGTTGAAGATGTCCGCGATCACCGCGGGGCTGAGGTTGAGGCTGTCGACGCCCGGCACGTTGAACGCGATCGCGATCGGCGACACGTACGCCGGGATCTCGATGACGTTGCCGCCGCAGCGGTCGCCGGCCTCGCCGAGCTCGTCGTCGCTCAGGTAGGAGTCGGAGCCCGCGAACGACGTGGCGCCGTCGATGAACTGGCCGCGGCCGTCCGTCGAGCCGATGCCCTGGTAGTCGACGGTCAGGTTGCCGTCGTTGAGGCCCTGGATCGCGGTCGCCCACGCCTCCTGTGCCTTCTCCTGCGAGGTGGCGCCGGCGCCGCGGAGCTCGCCCGAGAGGCCCGAGGCGGCCGAGGGGGCGTCACCGCTGCCGGCGCCGTCCGAGCTGCCGCCCTCGTTGCCGGCACCGCAGGCCGAGAGGGTGAGGGCCAGAGCGGCCACACCGGGCACGACGTAGCGGAAGGAAGTGCGCTTCACTGCGGGTCTCCTGAGGTCTGCTGAGGATCACTGAACGAACTGACGCACGGAACGTAGGGAGACTTGGTGTACGGATCCGTCGGCGTCAGTGAACGAGCAGTGAACGGTGGTGACCCATCGGCAGACGCGAGGTCGGGCAGACGGTGAGCATCGGGTGAACTGGACCGGTGCACCCTTGACGGCATGACCTGGACCACACTCACCGTTACGCGGTCGTGACCTCCGTGGCGACGACGCGGCCGCGGCGGTGGTGGACGACGAGCGCCGCGCCCTTGTCGAGGGCCACCGGCGCGACCCCGAGCGCGTCGAGCACGAGCGGCAGCACCGGGCGGTGCGTGCACAGGACCGTGCGAGGCTCCTCGAGCAGGCGCGCCACCAGACGACGCACCCCCGCCGCGTTCGCGTCCTCCTCGCTCAGCACCGGCTCGAGCCGCGGCGTGAGGTCCTGCGCGTCGAGGAAGGGCTGCACGCTCTGCACGCAGCGCGTGCTCGGGGAGCTCACGACGGAACCCACGCCGTACGCCGCGAGCAGCGGCACCCAGCGGCGCGCCTGGTCGTGGCCGCCCGCCAGCAGGGGGCGCACCCGGTCGTCGGCGCGCCAGCGGTCGCGCGAGCGGGAGAGGCCGTGGCGGAGGACGACGAGGGTCGACGTGCGCCGCGGGCGGGCCATCGCCTCGTCGAGGGTGGCGACGTCGTGGGGGTAGGTGAGGCGGTCCCGGGCCTCGGCGACCGGCACCCAGGCGGCCTCGTCGATCTCCTCGCCGCGCCGGTAGCCGGCCACCTCGTCGTCGCCGACCACGCGGGCGGACCAGTAGGAGACCGTCTTCGCGCGGGGGCCGCCACGACCGACGACACCGTAGTGCTGGTCGGCCAACGGGGCGCCCAGGCGGACCCGGAGCCCGGTCTCCTCCTCGACCTCCCGCACCGCGGTCGCGACCACGTGCTCCCCGCGGTCGACCTTGCCCTTCGGGAAGGACCAGTCGTCGTACCGCGGACGGTGGACGAGGAGGACCTCCTTGCCGGGTCGCGTCACGACGGCACCCGCCGCGCGCACGGCCGGCCGGTCGCCCGCACCGGTCCCGGCGGACGGCGGCAGCTGCTCGCGGGGGACGGACCCGGGGAGGCGGCGCGACATGGGCACCATCCTCACACCCCGGGCCCGAGACTCCCGGACGGGCGGAGGGCTCAGTCGTCGTCGGGGGTGACACCGAGGATGCGGTCGATCTCCTCGGTCGTGAGGTGACGCTCGGAGCGGCTGGCCGCGACCATGAGATTGGTGGTGAGCTCGACCTCGCCCAGCAGCACGGAGTCCTCGAGGGTCACGTCGAACTGGTCGTTCACGGCCTCTCCTCCCTCGCGTGCGCGGACACCGGAGGGACGGTGCCCGCGGCCACCGGTGGGAAACCTCCGGGGAGGTTAAGGAACGCGTCGGCCCCGGTCGCCCGGGGGCGGGCGGTCGGCGTCAGGACGCGTCGGCCGACGCGAGCGCGGCGGCGAGCGAGTCGTGGATGACGAAGACCTTGGCGAGGCCCGTGATCCGGAAGATCTTGAGGAGCCGGTCCTGGC containing:
- the pstA gene encoding phosphate ABC transporter permease PstA, producing MSIQSPPASLPTLTHGRLPRQAPLMVGAVAAAVAVAGVVIGLGTVSSVLIGALVFIVALPVWSLVVENRRSATDRLMTGLIWATFFVALAPLVSLVWTVVAEGSQALSGTFFTYSFYRTSLDQPVGVYHAIMGTLVITGVAALISVPVGILTAIYLIEYGKKNTFSRVVTFLVDVMTGIPSIVAGLFAFALFTLLFGAGYQSGLGGAVALSLLMIPTVVRATEEMLRLVPDDLREAAYALGTPRWRTIVRVVLPTSVGGIIAGVTLAVARVIGETAPLLLIAGIVQRTNFNPFDGSMTTLPVLIFSERNKGNIEIVWGAALVLMVLVMLLNVIARVLGKILAPKQG
- the pstC gene encoding phosphate ABC transporter permease subunit PstC, with the translated sequence MSTILTTKEAPAGGDPSPSWISERSGRGDAIFKALTIAAAALILLALASVFVFLFTQGFAGFTQPAEVYSKYGSSFWGYVWPLLASTIVASLIALIIAVPLAIGIALVITQYAPSWLSTPVAYVIDLLAAVPSVVYGLWAGIYLAPRLVPIYEWLHEHFGFIPLFGDVVSSGRSISTAGIVLAIMVLPIITAISREVFARTPRLHREAALALGATRWEMIRMTVFRYGRSGVISAVMLGLGRALGETMAVVMVLSPGTLFTFNLFSGSNTPSIAANIALRYRERSEGTLEVLIATGLVLFLLTFAINFAARWAVARSERKLAG
- the pstS gene encoding phosphate ABC transporter substrate-binding protein PstS, translating into MKRTSFRYVVPGVAALALTLSACGAGNEGGSSDGAGSGDAPSAASGLSGELRGAGATSQEKAQEAWATAIQGLNDGNLTVDYQGIGSTDGRGQFIDGATSFAGSDSYLSDDELGEAGDRCGGNVIEIPAYVSPIAIAFNVPGVDSLNLSPAVIADIFNNQITKWNDPAIAEDNPDADLPDADISPVHRSDDSGTTKNFTDYLGKAAPDNWPYEAEDAFPVSGGQSQAAEGTSGVVELITNTENTIGYADESQIGDLGTVSVGVGDTFSAPTADGAAQVVAVSTRVEGRDATDMATDVDRTTTEEGAYPVILLSYLIACENYDDDTEAANVKGYLSYIVSDEGQQAAADAAGSAPLSSEVATEAQGIVENISAG
- a CDS encoding NUDIX hydrolase; this translates as MSRRLPGSVPREQLPPSAGTGAGDRPAVRAAGAVVTRPGKEVLLVHRPRYDDWSFPKGKVDRGEHVVATAVREVEEETGLRVRLGAPLADQHYGVVGRGGPRAKTVSYWSARVVGDDEVAGYRRGEEIDEAAWVPVAEARDRLTYPHDVATLDEAMARPRRTSTLVVLRHGLSRSRDRWRADDRVRPLLAGGHDQARRWVPLLAAYGVGSVVSSPSTRCVQSVQPFLDAQDLTPRLEPVLSEEDANAAGVRRLVARLLEEPRTVLCTHRPVLPLVLDALGVAPVALDKGAALVVHHRRGRVVATEVTTA